A genomic segment from Salvelinus alpinus chromosome 8, SLU_Salpinus.1, whole genome shotgun sequence encodes:
- the LOC139583156 gene encoding single-minded homolog 1-like isoform X3 — protein sequence MRNGGLGEAWGHTSRTRSLDNVGRELGSHLLQVGSHILQTLDGFIFVVAPDGKIMYISETASVHLGLSQVELTGNSIYEYVHPADHDEMTAVLTPHQPYHSHFVQECEMERSFFLRMKCVLAKRNAGLTSGGYKVIHCSGYLKIRQYSLDMLSFDGCYQNVGLVAVGHSLPPSAVTEIKLHSNMFMFRASLDMNLIFLDSRVAELTGYEPQDLIEKTLYHHVHSCDTFHLRCAHHLLLVKGQVTTKYYRFLAKQGGWVWVQSYATIVHNSRSSRPHCIVSVNYVLTDTEYKGMQLSLDQMTPSKPAFHYNSPPSSTEERKGTKSRMTHTKAKIRVSPYPQQFSAFQPERSESDQDSQWGGSPLTESASPQLLDQGEGAEGGACAYRLYPDSGSLCYGLALSEENLTHSHTHSHHPATACDSGAHCQAGRYFLGAAPQSGREAWWDATRSVLSLPKSSLENGEGYDLASYHSVVHGRGHWDEESVVSSPEGGGGSTSDSGERCRDGTGSDHFRASPQEPSKLETLIHATQHMIKEEESRLQMRKGPLDALGPVGGPSNNSHSPCSFTSSALPLPQAAMPGVVCRGPGVANGINLTLTSERLYPRDDGGKVLDSHGNIDNNTASPASLSRLSSPSTDGIPRSGLSVSKDYLQGQTDVSPHHPLGQQGSPLLYQAQEMQPLDRHAAYALTGFSQVHLYDAESLRNYSGLGCGGAQYDMVPHMRMQADQMQVHKGTSVIITNGS from the exons ATGCGAAATGGTG GTTTGGGTGAAGCTTGGGGTCACACGAGTCGAACGAGATCTTTGGACAATGTAGGACGTGAGCTGGGATCCCATCTTCTCCAG gttGGATCCCACATTCTCCAG ACATTGGACGGCTTCATCTTTGTTGTGGCGCCGGACGGAAAGATCATGTACATATCTGAGACAGCATCAGTCCATTTGGGACTCTCTCAG GTAGAGCTAACCGGGAACAGTATTTACGAATACGTTCACCCCGCCGACCACGACGAAATGACTGCCGTTCTCACTCCACATCAGCCGTACCACTCACATTTCGTCCAAG AATGCGAGATGGAGCGCTCTTTCTTCTTGAGGATGAAATGTGTGCTGGCGAAGAGAAACGCCGGCCTCACCAGTGGTGGATATAAG GTGATCCACTGCAGCGGTTACCTAAAGATCCGTCAGTACAGCCTGGACATGTTGTCTTTCGACGGCTGCTACCAGAACGTGGGCCTGGTGGCAGTGGGACACTCTTTGCCTCCCAGCGCCGTGACAGAGATCAAGCTGCACAGCAACATGTTCATGTTCAGAGCCAGCCTCGACATGAATCTAATCTTCCTCGACTCGAG gGTGGCAGAGCTGACTGGTTACGAGCCCCAGGACCTCATTGAGAAGACCCTGTACCACCACGTCCACAGCTGTGACACATTCCACCTGCGTTGTGCCCACCACCTGT TGCTGGTGAAGGGCCAGGTGACCACTAAGTACTACCGCTTCCTAGCCAAACAGGGAGGCTGGGTGTGGGTGCAAAGCTACGCCACCATTGTCCACAACAGCCGCTCCTCCAGACCCCACTGCATCGTCAGCGTCAACTACGTTCTTAC AGATACTGAGTATAAGGGAATGCAGCTGTCCTTGGACCAGATGACCCCTAGCAAGCCGGCGTTCCACTACAACAGCCCTCCAAGTagtacagaggagaggaaggggaccaAGTCCCGTATGACACACACCAAGGCCAAAATCAGAGTGTCTCCCTACCCACAGCAG TTTTCAGCCTTTCAACCCGAGCGTTCTGAGTCCGACCAGGACAGCCAATGGGGAGGCAGCCCTCTGACAGAATCTGCCTCCCCTCAGCTGCTGGACCAAGGTGAGGGAGCGGAGGGCGGGGCCTGTGCCTACAGACTCTACCCTGACTCCGGCTCCCTCTGCTATGGCCTGGCTCTCTCCGAGGAGAACCTCACGCACAGCCACACCCACTCCCACCATCCCGCCACTGCCTGCGACAGCGGTGCCCACTGCCAAGCTGGCCGTTACTTCCTGGGCGCTGCTCCCCAATCTGGACGGGAGGCCTGGTGGGACGCAACACGCTCCGTCCTCTCCCTGCCCAAGTCATCTTTGGAGAATGGCGAGGGCTACGACCTCGCTTCCTACCACAGCGTGGTCCATG GAAGGGGTCACTGGGACGAAGAGAGCGTGGTCAGCTCACCGGAAGGGGGCGGAGGCTCCACCAGTGACTCGGGCGAGCGTTGCCGCGATGGCACTGGCAGTGACCATTTCCGGGCGAGTCCTCAGGAGCCCAGCAAGTTGGAGACTCTGATCCATGCCACGCAGCACATGATCAAGGAGGAGGAGAGCCGTTTGCAGATGCGCAAGGGGCCACTGGACGCCCTGGGCCCAGTGGGGGGCCCCTCCAACAACAGCCACAGCCCCTGCTCCTTCACTTCCTCCGCCCTGCCCCTCCCTCAGGCCGCCATGCCTGGCGTGGTGTGTCGCGGGCCGGGGGTCGCCAACGGCATCAACCTCACCCTCACCTCCGAGCGCCTCTATCCCCGCGATGATGGCGGCAAGGTTTTGGATTCCCACGGCAACATCGACAACAACACAGCCAGCCCGGCGTCTCTGTCGCGCCTCAGCAGCCCCAGCACCGATGGGATCCCCAGGTCAGGCCTGTCTGTCTCAAAAGACTACCTGCAGGGTCAGACAGACGTCTCGCCCCACCACCCTCTAGGGCAGCAGGGGAGCCCACTGCTTTACCAGGCCCAGGAGATGCAGCCCCTGGACAGGCATGCTGCCTACGCCCTGACCGGCTTTTCCCAGGTGCACCTGTATGACGCAGAGAGCCTGAGGAACTACTCTGGGCTGGGCTGCGGAGGGGCTCAGTACGACATGGTGCCCCACATGAGGATGCAGGCCGACCAGATGCAAGTACACAAGGGCACATCAGTGATCATCACCAATGGGAGCTGA
- the LOC139583156 gene encoding single-minded homolog 1-A-like isoform X2 encodes MKEKSKTAARTRREKENSEFYELAKMLPLPSAITSQLDKASIIRLTTSYLKMRIVFPQGLGEAWGHTSRTRSLDNVGRELGSHLLQTLDGFIFVVAPDGKIMYISETASVHLGLSQVELTGNSIYEYVHPADHDEMTAVLTPHQPYHSHFVQECEMERSFFLRMKCVLAKRNAGLTSGGYKVIHCSGYLKIRQYSLDMLSFDGCYQNVGLVAVGHSLPPSAVTEIKLHSNMFMFRASLDMNLIFLDSRVAELTGYEPQDLIEKTLYHHVHSCDTFHLRCAHHLLLVKGQVTTKYYRFLAKQGGWVWVQSYATIVHNSRSSRPHCIVSVNYVLTDTEYKGMQLSLDQMTPSKPAFHYNSPPSSTEERKGTKSRMTHTKAKIRVSPYPQQFSAFQPERSESDQDSQWGGSPLTESASPQLLDQGEGAEGGACAYRLYPDSGSLCYGLALSEENLTHSHTHSHHPATACDSGAHCQAGRYFLGAAPQSGREAWWDATRSVLSLPKSSLENGEGYDLASYHSVVHGRGHWDEESVVSSPEGGGGSTSDSGERCRDGTGSDHFRASPQEPSKLETLIHATQHMIKEEESRLQMRKGPLDALGPVGGPSNNSHSPCSFTSSALPLPQAAMPGVVCRGPGVANGINLTLTSERLYPRDDGGKVLDSHGNIDNNTASPASLSRLSSPSTDGIPRSGLSVSKDYLQGQTDVSPHHPLGQQGSPLLYQAQEMQPLDRHAAYALTGFSQVHLYDAESLRNYSGLGCGGAQYDMVPHMRMQADQMQVHKGTSVIITNGS; translated from the exons GTTTGGGTGAAGCTTGGGGTCACACGAGTCGAACGAGATCTTTGGACAATGTAGGACGTGAGCTGGGATCCCATCTTCTCCAG ACATTGGACGGCTTCATCTTTGTTGTGGCGCCGGACGGAAAGATCATGTACATATCTGAGACAGCATCAGTCCATTTGGGACTCTCTCAG GTAGAGCTAACCGGGAACAGTATTTACGAATACGTTCACCCCGCCGACCACGACGAAATGACTGCCGTTCTCACTCCACATCAGCCGTACCACTCACATTTCGTCCAAG AATGCGAGATGGAGCGCTCTTTCTTCTTGAGGATGAAATGTGTGCTGGCGAAGAGAAACGCCGGCCTCACCAGTGGTGGATATAAG GTGATCCACTGCAGCGGTTACCTAAAGATCCGTCAGTACAGCCTGGACATGTTGTCTTTCGACGGCTGCTACCAGAACGTGGGCCTGGTGGCAGTGGGACACTCTTTGCCTCCCAGCGCCGTGACAGAGATCAAGCTGCACAGCAACATGTTCATGTTCAGAGCCAGCCTCGACATGAATCTAATCTTCCTCGACTCGAG gGTGGCAGAGCTGACTGGTTACGAGCCCCAGGACCTCATTGAGAAGACCCTGTACCACCACGTCCACAGCTGTGACACATTCCACCTGCGTTGTGCCCACCACCTGT TGCTGGTGAAGGGCCAGGTGACCACTAAGTACTACCGCTTCCTAGCCAAACAGGGAGGCTGGGTGTGGGTGCAAAGCTACGCCACCATTGTCCACAACAGCCGCTCCTCCAGACCCCACTGCATCGTCAGCGTCAACTACGTTCTTAC AGATACTGAGTATAAGGGAATGCAGCTGTCCTTGGACCAGATGACCCCTAGCAAGCCGGCGTTCCACTACAACAGCCCTCCAAGTagtacagaggagaggaaggggaccaAGTCCCGTATGACACACACCAAGGCCAAAATCAGAGTGTCTCCCTACCCACAGCAG TTTTCAGCCTTTCAACCCGAGCGTTCTGAGTCCGACCAGGACAGCCAATGGGGAGGCAGCCCTCTGACAGAATCTGCCTCCCCTCAGCTGCTGGACCAAGGTGAGGGAGCGGAGGGCGGGGCCTGTGCCTACAGACTCTACCCTGACTCCGGCTCCCTCTGCTATGGCCTGGCTCTCTCCGAGGAGAACCTCACGCACAGCCACACCCACTCCCACCATCCCGCCACTGCCTGCGACAGCGGTGCCCACTGCCAAGCTGGCCGTTACTTCCTGGGCGCTGCTCCCCAATCTGGACGGGAGGCCTGGTGGGACGCAACACGCTCCGTCCTCTCCCTGCCCAAGTCATCTTTGGAGAATGGCGAGGGCTACGACCTCGCTTCCTACCACAGCGTGGTCCATG GAAGGGGTCACTGGGACGAAGAGAGCGTGGTCAGCTCACCGGAAGGGGGCGGAGGCTCCACCAGTGACTCGGGCGAGCGTTGCCGCGATGGCACTGGCAGTGACCATTTCCGGGCGAGTCCTCAGGAGCCCAGCAAGTTGGAGACTCTGATCCATGCCACGCAGCACATGATCAAGGAGGAGGAGAGCCGTTTGCAGATGCGCAAGGGGCCACTGGACGCCCTGGGCCCAGTGGGGGGCCCCTCCAACAACAGCCACAGCCCCTGCTCCTTCACTTCCTCCGCCCTGCCCCTCCCTCAGGCCGCCATGCCTGGCGTGGTGTGTCGCGGGCCGGGGGTCGCCAACGGCATCAACCTCACCCTCACCTCCGAGCGCCTCTATCCCCGCGATGATGGCGGCAAGGTTTTGGATTCCCACGGCAACATCGACAACAACACAGCCAGCCCGGCGTCTCTGTCGCGCCTCAGCAGCCCCAGCACCGATGGGATCCCCAGGTCAGGCCTGTCTGTCTCAAAAGACTACCTGCAGGGTCAGACAGACGTCTCGCCCCACCACCCTCTAGGGCAGCAGGGGAGCCCACTGCTTTACCAGGCCCAGGAGATGCAGCCCCTGGACAGGCATGCTGCCTACGCCCTGACCGGCTTTTCCCAGGTGCACCTGTATGACGCAGAGAGCCTGAGGAACTACTCTGGGCTGGGCTGCGGAGGGGCTCAGTACGACATGGTGCCCCACATGAGGATGCAGGCCGACCAGATGCAAGTACACAAGGGCACATCAGTGATCATCACCAATGGGAGCTGA
- the LOC139583156 gene encoding single-minded homolog 1-A-like isoform X1: MKEKSKTAARTRREKENSEFYELAKMLPLPSAITSQLDKASIIRLTTSYLKMRIVFPQGLGEAWGHTSRTRSLDNVGRELGSHLLQVGSHILQTLDGFIFVVAPDGKIMYISETASVHLGLSQVELTGNSIYEYVHPADHDEMTAVLTPHQPYHSHFVQECEMERSFFLRMKCVLAKRNAGLTSGGYKVIHCSGYLKIRQYSLDMLSFDGCYQNVGLVAVGHSLPPSAVTEIKLHSNMFMFRASLDMNLIFLDSRVAELTGYEPQDLIEKTLYHHVHSCDTFHLRCAHHLLLVKGQVTTKYYRFLAKQGGWVWVQSYATIVHNSRSSRPHCIVSVNYVLTDTEYKGMQLSLDQMTPSKPAFHYNSPPSSTEERKGTKSRMTHTKAKIRVSPYPQQFSAFQPERSESDQDSQWGGSPLTESASPQLLDQGEGAEGGACAYRLYPDSGSLCYGLALSEENLTHSHTHSHHPATACDSGAHCQAGRYFLGAAPQSGREAWWDATRSVLSLPKSSLENGEGYDLASYHSVVHGRGHWDEESVVSSPEGGGGSTSDSGERCRDGTGSDHFRASPQEPSKLETLIHATQHMIKEEESRLQMRKGPLDALGPVGGPSNNSHSPCSFTSSALPLPQAAMPGVVCRGPGVANGINLTLTSERLYPRDDGGKVLDSHGNIDNNTASPASLSRLSSPSTDGIPRSGLSVSKDYLQGQTDVSPHHPLGQQGSPLLYQAQEMQPLDRHAAYALTGFSQVHLYDAESLRNYSGLGCGGAQYDMVPHMRMQADQMQVHKGTSVIITNGS, from the exons GTTTGGGTGAAGCTTGGGGTCACACGAGTCGAACGAGATCTTTGGACAATGTAGGACGTGAGCTGGGATCCCATCTTCTCCAG gttGGATCCCACATTCTCCAG ACATTGGACGGCTTCATCTTTGTTGTGGCGCCGGACGGAAAGATCATGTACATATCTGAGACAGCATCAGTCCATTTGGGACTCTCTCAG GTAGAGCTAACCGGGAACAGTATTTACGAATACGTTCACCCCGCCGACCACGACGAAATGACTGCCGTTCTCACTCCACATCAGCCGTACCACTCACATTTCGTCCAAG AATGCGAGATGGAGCGCTCTTTCTTCTTGAGGATGAAATGTGTGCTGGCGAAGAGAAACGCCGGCCTCACCAGTGGTGGATATAAG GTGATCCACTGCAGCGGTTACCTAAAGATCCGTCAGTACAGCCTGGACATGTTGTCTTTCGACGGCTGCTACCAGAACGTGGGCCTGGTGGCAGTGGGACACTCTTTGCCTCCCAGCGCCGTGACAGAGATCAAGCTGCACAGCAACATGTTCATGTTCAGAGCCAGCCTCGACATGAATCTAATCTTCCTCGACTCGAG gGTGGCAGAGCTGACTGGTTACGAGCCCCAGGACCTCATTGAGAAGACCCTGTACCACCACGTCCACAGCTGTGACACATTCCACCTGCGTTGTGCCCACCACCTGT TGCTGGTGAAGGGCCAGGTGACCACTAAGTACTACCGCTTCCTAGCCAAACAGGGAGGCTGGGTGTGGGTGCAAAGCTACGCCACCATTGTCCACAACAGCCGCTCCTCCAGACCCCACTGCATCGTCAGCGTCAACTACGTTCTTAC AGATACTGAGTATAAGGGAATGCAGCTGTCCTTGGACCAGATGACCCCTAGCAAGCCGGCGTTCCACTACAACAGCCCTCCAAGTagtacagaggagaggaaggggaccaAGTCCCGTATGACACACACCAAGGCCAAAATCAGAGTGTCTCCCTACCCACAGCAG TTTTCAGCCTTTCAACCCGAGCGTTCTGAGTCCGACCAGGACAGCCAATGGGGAGGCAGCCCTCTGACAGAATCTGCCTCCCCTCAGCTGCTGGACCAAGGTGAGGGAGCGGAGGGCGGGGCCTGTGCCTACAGACTCTACCCTGACTCCGGCTCCCTCTGCTATGGCCTGGCTCTCTCCGAGGAGAACCTCACGCACAGCCACACCCACTCCCACCATCCCGCCACTGCCTGCGACAGCGGTGCCCACTGCCAAGCTGGCCGTTACTTCCTGGGCGCTGCTCCCCAATCTGGACGGGAGGCCTGGTGGGACGCAACACGCTCCGTCCTCTCCCTGCCCAAGTCATCTTTGGAGAATGGCGAGGGCTACGACCTCGCTTCCTACCACAGCGTGGTCCATG GAAGGGGTCACTGGGACGAAGAGAGCGTGGTCAGCTCACCGGAAGGGGGCGGAGGCTCCACCAGTGACTCGGGCGAGCGTTGCCGCGATGGCACTGGCAGTGACCATTTCCGGGCGAGTCCTCAGGAGCCCAGCAAGTTGGAGACTCTGATCCATGCCACGCAGCACATGATCAAGGAGGAGGAGAGCCGTTTGCAGATGCGCAAGGGGCCACTGGACGCCCTGGGCCCAGTGGGGGGCCCCTCCAACAACAGCCACAGCCCCTGCTCCTTCACTTCCTCCGCCCTGCCCCTCCCTCAGGCCGCCATGCCTGGCGTGGTGTGTCGCGGGCCGGGGGTCGCCAACGGCATCAACCTCACCCTCACCTCCGAGCGCCTCTATCCCCGCGATGATGGCGGCAAGGTTTTGGATTCCCACGGCAACATCGACAACAACACAGCCAGCCCGGCGTCTCTGTCGCGCCTCAGCAGCCCCAGCACCGATGGGATCCCCAGGTCAGGCCTGTCTGTCTCAAAAGACTACCTGCAGGGTCAGACAGACGTCTCGCCCCACCACCCTCTAGGGCAGCAGGGGAGCCCACTGCTTTACCAGGCCCAGGAGATGCAGCCCCTGGACAGGCATGCTGCCTACGCCCTGACCGGCTTTTCCCAGGTGCACCTGTATGACGCAGAGAGCCTGAGGAACTACTCTGGGCTGGGCTGCGGAGGGGCTCAGTACGACATGGTGCCCCACATGAGGATGCAGGCCGACCAGATGCAAGTACACAAGGGCACATCAGTGATCATCACCAATGGGAGCTGA
- the LOC139583156 gene encoding single-minded homolog 1-like isoform X4 yields the protein MRNGGLGEAWGHTSRTRSLDNVGRELGSHLLQTLDGFIFVVAPDGKIMYISETASVHLGLSQVELTGNSIYEYVHPADHDEMTAVLTPHQPYHSHFVQECEMERSFFLRMKCVLAKRNAGLTSGGYKVIHCSGYLKIRQYSLDMLSFDGCYQNVGLVAVGHSLPPSAVTEIKLHSNMFMFRASLDMNLIFLDSRVAELTGYEPQDLIEKTLYHHVHSCDTFHLRCAHHLLLVKGQVTTKYYRFLAKQGGWVWVQSYATIVHNSRSSRPHCIVSVNYVLTDTEYKGMQLSLDQMTPSKPAFHYNSPPSSTEERKGTKSRMTHTKAKIRVSPYPQQFSAFQPERSESDQDSQWGGSPLTESASPQLLDQGEGAEGGACAYRLYPDSGSLCYGLALSEENLTHSHTHSHHPATACDSGAHCQAGRYFLGAAPQSGREAWWDATRSVLSLPKSSLENGEGYDLASYHSVVHGRGHWDEESVVSSPEGGGGSTSDSGERCRDGTGSDHFRASPQEPSKLETLIHATQHMIKEEESRLQMRKGPLDALGPVGGPSNNSHSPCSFTSSALPLPQAAMPGVVCRGPGVANGINLTLTSERLYPRDDGGKVLDSHGNIDNNTASPASLSRLSSPSTDGIPRSGLSVSKDYLQGQTDVSPHHPLGQQGSPLLYQAQEMQPLDRHAAYALTGFSQVHLYDAESLRNYSGLGCGGAQYDMVPHMRMQADQMQVHKGTSVIITNGS from the exons ATGCGAAATGGTG GTTTGGGTGAAGCTTGGGGTCACACGAGTCGAACGAGATCTTTGGACAATGTAGGACGTGAGCTGGGATCCCATCTTCTCCAG ACATTGGACGGCTTCATCTTTGTTGTGGCGCCGGACGGAAAGATCATGTACATATCTGAGACAGCATCAGTCCATTTGGGACTCTCTCAG GTAGAGCTAACCGGGAACAGTATTTACGAATACGTTCACCCCGCCGACCACGACGAAATGACTGCCGTTCTCACTCCACATCAGCCGTACCACTCACATTTCGTCCAAG AATGCGAGATGGAGCGCTCTTTCTTCTTGAGGATGAAATGTGTGCTGGCGAAGAGAAACGCCGGCCTCACCAGTGGTGGATATAAG GTGATCCACTGCAGCGGTTACCTAAAGATCCGTCAGTACAGCCTGGACATGTTGTCTTTCGACGGCTGCTACCAGAACGTGGGCCTGGTGGCAGTGGGACACTCTTTGCCTCCCAGCGCCGTGACAGAGATCAAGCTGCACAGCAACATGTTCATGTTCAGAGCCAGCCTCGACATGAATCTAATCTTCCTCGACTCGAG gGTGGCAGAGCTGACTGGTTACGAGCCCCAGGACCTCATTGAGAAGACCCTGTACCACCACGTCCACAGCTGTGACACATTCCACCTGCGTTGTGCCCACCACCTGT TGCTGGTGAAGGGCCAGGTGACCACTAAGTACTACCGCTTCCTAGCCAAACAGGGAGGCTGGGTGTGGGTGCAAAGCTACGCCACCATTGTCCACAACAGCCGCTCCTCCAGACCCCACTGCATCGTCAGCGTCAACTACGTTCTTAC AGATACTGAGTATAAGGGAATGCAGCTGTCCTTGGACCAGATGACCCCTAGCAAGCCGGCGTTCCACTACAACAGCCCTCCAAGTagtacagaggagaggaaggggaccaAGTCCCGTATGACACACACCAAGGCCAAAATCAGAGTGTCTCCCTACCCACAGCAG TTTTCAGCCTTTCAACCCGAGCGTTCTGAGTCCGACCAGGACAGCCAATGGGGAGGCAGCCCTCTGACAGAATCTGCCTCCCCTCAGCTGCTGGACCAAGGTGAGGGAGCGGAGGGCGGGGCCTGTGCCTACAGACTCTACCCTGACTCCGGCTCCCTCTGCTATGGCCTGGCTCTCTCCGAGGAGAACCTCACGCACAGCCACACCCACTCCCACCATCCCGCCACTGCCTGCGACAGCGGTGCCCACTGCCAAGCTGGCCGTTACTTCCTGGGCGCTGCTCCCCAATCTGGACGGGAGGCCTGGTGGGACGCAACACGCTCCGTCCTCTCCCTGCCCAAGTCATCTTTGGAGAATGGCGAGGGCTACGACCTCGCTTCCTACCACAGCGTGGTCCATG GAAGGGGTCACTGGGACGAAGAGAGCGTGGTCAGCTCACCGGAAGGGGGCGGAGGCTCCACCAGTGACTCGGGCGAGCGTTGCCGCGATGGCACTGGCAGTGACCATTTCCGGGCGAGTCCTCAGGAGCCCAGCAAGTTGGAGACTCTGATCCATGCCACGCAGCACATGATCAAGGAGGAGGAGAGCCGTTTGCAGATGCGCAAGGGGCCACTGGACGCCCTGGGCCCAGTGGGGGGCCCCTCCAACAACAGCCACAGCCCCTGCTCCTTCACTTCCTCCGCCCTGCCCCTCCCTCAGGCCGCCATGCCTGGCGTGGTGTGTCGCGGGCCGGGGGTCGCCAACGGCATCAACCTCACCCTCACCTCCGAGCGCCTCTATCCCCGCGATGATGGCGGCAAGGTTTTGGATTCCCACGGCAACATCGACAACAACACAGCCAGCCCGGCGTCTCTGTCGCGCCTCAGCAGCCCCAGCACCGATGGGATCCCCAGGTCAGGCCTGTCTGTCTCAAAAGACTACCTGCAGGGTCAGACAGACGTCTCGCCCCACCACCCTCTAGGGCAGCAGGGGAGCCCACTGCTTTACCAGGCCCAGGAGATGCAGCCCCTGGACAGGCATGCTGCCTACGCCCTGACCGGCTTTTCCCAGGTGCACCTGTATGACGCAGAGAGCCTGAGGAACTACTCTGGGCTGGGCTGCGGAGGGGCTCAGTACGACATGGTGCCCCACATGAGGATGCAGGCCGACCAGATGCAAGTACACAAGGGCACATCAGTGATCATCACCAATGGGAGCTGA